One part of the Rutidosis leptorrhynchoides isolate AG116_Rl617_1_P2 chromosome 1, CSIRO_AGI_Rlap_v1, whole genome shotgun sequence genome encodes these proteins:
- the LOC139869379 gene encoding uncharacterized protein At3g52155, chloroplastic isoform X3 yields the protein MITAVCYSRIIRPFPSTQSSNTIGFVCQAQSQPLVIQTQSSNTLPIRRLILLRHAKSSWKDRSLKDHDRPLSKTGEMDAIQVTYKLQQLGWIPQLILSRPINFVLKVLLVCYCSDAARTKQTLKIMQDQVRAFLEAEIHFISSFYSVASMDGQTADHLQQAICKYATDDIVTVYGTQ from the exons ATGATAACGGCTGTGTGTTATAGCCGTATTATACGGCCGTTTCCTTCAACACAATCATCCAACACCATTGGATTTGTCTGTCAGGCTCAATCTCAACCGTTGGTCATCCAAACTCAGTCTTCCAACACTCTTCCAATTAGACGCTTGATTTTGCTTCGTCATGCTAAAAGTTCATGGAAGGATCGCTCCCTTAAAG ATCACGATCGCCCTTTGAGTAAAACCGGAGAAATGGACGCTATACAAGTCACTTACAAGCTACAACAGCTTGGTTGGATTCCTCAACTTATTTTATCAAG GCCCATAAATTTTGTATTGAAGGTGTTATTGGTATGCTACTGTAGTGATGCGGCACGAACAAAGCAGACACTTAAAATCATGCAGGACCAAGTGCGGGCCTTTTTGGAAGCTGAGATACATTTTATTTCAAGCTTTTATTCTGTTGCATCAATGGATGGCCAGACAGCAGATCACCTTCAACAAGCCATCTGTAAATACGCTACAGATGACATAGTTACA